Proteins encoded together in one Micromonospora auratinigra window:
- the gyrB gene encoding DNA topoisomerase (ATP-hydrolyzing) subunit B → MAAQDKQEYGAESITVLEGLEAVRKRPGMYIGSTGERGLHHLVWEVVDNAVDEALAGHCDTIDVVLLADGGVRVTDNGRGFPVDLHPKLKKPGVEVALTVLHAGGKFDGKAYAVSGGLHGVGVSVVNALSTRMAVEIHKSGSVWRQQYHNSKPTPLEKGESTDRTGSAVSFWPDADVFETVDFDFQTIYRRLQEMAFLTRGLTIHLLDERVPEGEEGKLREVTFRYDGGIADFVRHLNASKNPIHKTVVEFGAEEEGMSLEIAMQWNESYGESVYTFANNINTHEGGTHEEGFRSALTSVVNRYGAEKKLLKGDEKLSGEDIREGLAAIISVKLTNPQFEGQTKTKLGNTPVKSFVQRVCNDRLVDWFDRNPAEAKMIIQKASQAARARIAAQQARKLARRKSLLESGSMPGKLADCQSTDPRESEVFIVEGDSAGGSAKQGRDPRTQAILPIRGKILNVEKARIDRVLKNNEVQALITALGTGIHDDFDIEKLRYHKIVLMADADVDGQHIQTLLLTLLFRFMRPLVELGHVYLAAPPLYKIKWNKKGDDAQYAYSDRERDGLIALRQQKKPNAKPDDIQRFKGLGEMNYPELWETTMNPATRTLRRVTLDDAATADELFSVLMGEDVEARRSFIQRNAKDVRFLDI, encoded by the coding sequence GTGGCAGCGCAGGACAAGCAGGAGTACGGCGCCGAGTCGATCACCGTTCTCGAAGGGCTGGAGGCCGTCCGGAAGCGGCCCGGTATGTACATCGGCTCCACCGGTGAGCGCGGTCTGCACCACCTCGTGTGGGAGGTCGTCGACAACGCGGTGGACGAGGCGCTCGCCGGGCACTGCGACACCATCGACGTGGTGCTGCTGGCCGACGGCGGGGTCCGGGTCACCGACAACGGCCGTGGTTTCCCGGTCGACCTGCACCCGAAGCTGAAGAAGCCGGGTGTCGAGGTCGCGCTGACCGTGCTGCACGCGGGCGGCAAGTTCGACGGCAAGGCGTACGCGGTCTCCGGCGGTCTGCACGGCGTCGGCGTGTCCGTGGTGAACGCGCTCTCCACCAGGATGGCCGTGGAGATCCACAAGTCGGGCTCGGTCTGGCGGCAGCAGTACCACAACTCCAAGCCCACCCCGCTGGAGAAGGGCGAGTCGACGGACCGGACCGGTTCGGCGGTCTCCTTCTGGCCGGACGCGGACGTCTTCGAGACCGTCGACTTCGACTTCCAGACCATCTACCGCCGGCTCCAGGAGATGGCCTTCCTGACCCGCGGCCTCACCATCCACCTGCTCGACGAGCGGGTCCCGGAGGGTGAGGAGGGCAAGCTCCGCGAGGTCACCTTCCGCTACGACGGCGGCATCGCCGACTTCGTCCGGCACCTCAACGCCTCGAAGAACCCGATCCACAAGACGGTGGTCGAGTTCGGGGCCGAGGAGGAGGGCATGTCGCTCGAGATCGCCATGCAGTGGAACGAGTCGTACGGCGAGTCGGTCTACACCTTCGCGAACAACATCAACACCCACGAGGGCGGCACCCACGAGGAGGGCTTCCGGTCCGCGTTGACCAGCGTGGTCAACCGCTACGGCGCGGAGAAGAAGCTGCTCAAGGGGGACGAGAAGCTCTCCGGCGAGGACATCCGGGAGGGCCTGGCCGCGATCATCTCGGTCAAGCTGACCAACCCGCAGTTCGAGGGCCAGACGAAGACCAAGCTGGGCAACACGCCGGTGAAGAGCTTCGTGCAGCGGGTCTGCAACGACCGGTTGGTCGACTGGTTCGACCGCAACCCGGCCGAGGCCAAGATGATCATTCAGAAGGCGTCCCAGGCCGCCCGGGCCCGGATCGCGGCGCAGCAGGCGCGCAAGCTGGCCCGGCGCAAGTCGCTGCTGGAGTCCGGCTCGATGCCGGGCAAGCTGGCCGACTGCCAGTCGACCGACCCGCGCGAGTCCGAGGTCTTCATCGTCGAGGGCGACTCGGCCGGCGGCTCGGCCAAGCAGGGCCGCGACCCCCGTACCCAGGCGATCCTGCCGATCCGCGGCAAGATCCTCAACGTGGAGAAGGCCCGGATCGACCGGGTGCTGAAGAACAACGAGGTCCAGGCGCTGATCACCGCGCTGGGCACCGGCATCCACGACGACTTCGACATCGAGAAGCTGCGCTACCACAAGATCGTGCTGATGGCCGACGCCGACGTCGACGGCCAGCACATCCAGACGCTGCTGCTCACCCTGCTGTTCCGCTTCATGCGGCCGCTGGTCGAGCTGGGTCACGTCTACCTGGCCGCCCCGCCGCTCTACAAGATCAAGTGGAACAAGAAGGGTGACGACGCCCAGTACGCGTACTCCGACCGGGAGCGGGACGGGCTGATCGCGCTGCGCCAGCAGAAGAAGCCCAACGCCAAGCCGGACGACATCCAGCGGTTCAAGGGCCTCGGCGAGATGAACTATCCCGAGCTGTGGGAGACCACGATGAACCCGGCCACCCGCACCCTGCGCCGGGTGACCCTCGACGACGCCGCAACCGCCGACGAGCTGTTCAGCGTCCTGATGGGTGAGGACGTCGAGGCGCGTCGCTCGTTCATCCAGCGCAACGCCAAGGACGTGCGGTTCCTCGACATCTGA
- the gyrA gene encoding DNA gyrase subunit A produces the protein MTDTPESTPNEPETPETPAAVVQHDRIEPVGLEVEMQRSYLDYAMSVIVGRALPDVRDGLKPVHRKILYAMFDSGYRPDRGYVKCSRVVGDVMGQFHPHGDSAIYDALVRMAQPWSLRYPLVDGNGNFGSPGNDPAAAMRYTECKLDPLAMEMLRDIDEDTVDLQDNYDGRAKEPTILPSRIPNLLVNGSEGIAVGMATKIPPHNLREIGAAVQWCLENPEVDEATTLEALLEIVKGPDFPTHGLIVGQSGIQDAYRTGRGSIRMRAVVEVEEDKRGRPALVVSELPYQVNPDNLAERIAELIKEGKLAGIADIRDESSGRTGMRIVLVLKRDAVAKVVLNNLYKHTQLQETFGANMLALVDGVPRTLNLAQFIRYYVDHQIDVIRRRTAFRLRKAEERAHILRGLSKALDALDEVIALIRRSPTVEDARQGLIRLLEIDEIQATAILDMQLRRLAALERQRILDDLAKLELEIADLKDILAKPERQRKIVSEELGEIVAKWGDERRTKIVPFDGEVSMEDLIAREDVVVTITRTGYAKRTKVDLYRSQRRGGKGVSGASLRQDDIVSHFFVCSTHDWILFFTNKGRVYRAKAYELPEASRVAKGQHVANLLAFQADEQIAQIIEIPNYQVAPYLVLATKNGLVKKTRLEEFDSNRSGGVIAINLRDEDELVGAALVAPTDDLLLVSKNAQAIRFNASDEALRPMGRATSGVIGMRFSEEDVLLAMEVVREGMEMDVLVATNGGYAKRTPIEEYPVQGRGGKGVLTAKITERRGGLVGATVISPDDELFAITSNGGVIRTPVKPVRRTRDRNTMGVKLMDLPDGVTIVAIARNADEPDEQD, from the coding sequence GTGACCGATACTCCCGAGTCCACCCCGAACGAGCCGGAGACCCCGGAGACACCGGCCGCGGTCGTGCAGCACGACCGCATCGAGCCGGTCGGCCTCGAGGTCGAGATGCAGCGCTCGTACCTCGACTACGCGATGAGCGTGATCGTCGGGCGGGCCCTGCCGGACGTCCGGGACGGGCTCAAGCCGGTCCACCGCAAGATCCTCTACGCCATGTTCGACTCGGGCTACCGGCCGGACCGCGGCTACGTGAAGTGCTCCCGGGTCGTCGGCGACGTGATGGGTCAGTTCCACCCGCACGGCGACTCGGCCATCTACGACGCGCTGGTCCGGATGGCGCAGCCCTGGTCGCTGCGTTACCCGCTGGTCGACGGCAACGGCAACTTCGGCTCCCCGGGCAACGACCCGGCCGCCGCCATGCGGTACACCGAGTGCAAGCTCGACCCGCTGGCGATGGAGATGCTGCGGGACATCGACGAGGACACCGTCGACCTCCAGGACAACTACGACGGCCGGGCCAAGGAGCCCACCATCCTGCCGTCCCGGATCCCCAACCTGCTGGTCAACGGCTCCGAGGGCATCGCGGTCGGCATGGCCACCAAGATCCCGCCGCACAACCTGCGCGAGATCGGCGCGGCGGTGCAGTGGTGCCTGGAGAACCCGGAGGTCGACGAGGCCACCACCCTCGAGGCGCTGCTGGAGATCGTCAAGGGCCCGGACTTCCCGACCCACGGTCTGATCGTCGGCCAGTCCGGCATCCAGGACGCCTACCGGACCGGGCGCGGCTCGATCCGGATGCGGGCCGTGGTCGAGGTCGAGGAGGACAAGCGCGGCCGCCCGGCGCTGGTCGTCAGTGAGCTGCCGTACCAGGTCAACCCGGACAACCTCGCCGAGCGGATCGCCGAGCTGATCAAGGAGGGCAAGCTCGCCGGCATCGCCGACATCCGCGACGAGTCCTCCGGCCGTACCGGCATGCGGATCGTGCTCGTGCTCAAGCGCGACGCGGTCGCCAAGGTGGTGCTGAACAACCTCTACAAGCACACCCAGCTCCAGGAGACCTTCGGCGCCAACATGCTGGCCCTGGTCGACGGGGTGCCGCGCACGCTCAACCTGGCCCAGTTCATCCGCTACTACGTCGACCACCAGATCGACGTGATCCGCCGGCGGACGGCGTTCCGGCTGCGCAAGGCCGAGGAGCGGGCGCACATCCTGCGCGGTCTGTCCAAGGCGCTCGACGCGCTCGACGAGGTGATCGCCCTGATCCGGCGCTCGCCCACGGTCGAGGACGCCCGGCAGGGCCTGATCCGGCTGCTGGAGATCGACGAGATCCAGGCGACCGCGATCCTCGACATGCAGCTGCGCCGCCTGGCCGCCCTGGAGCGGCAGCGGATCCTGGACGATCTGGCCAAGCTCGAACTGGAGATCGCCGACCTCAAGGACATCCTCGCCAAGCCGGAGCGGCAGCGGAAGATCGTCTCGGAGGAGCTGGGCGAGATCGTCGCGAAGTGGGGCGACGAGCGGCGTACGAAGATCGTGCCGTTCGACGGCGAGGTCTCGATGGAGGACCTCATCGCCCGCGAGGACGTGGTCGTCACCATCACCCGCACCGGATACGCCAAGCGCACCAAGGTGGATCTCTACCGGTCGCAGCGGCGCGGCGGCAAGGGCGTCAGCGGCGCGAGCCTCCGGCAGGACGACATCGTCAGCCACTTCTTCGTATGCTCGACGCACGACTGGATCCTGTTCTTCACCAACAAGGGCAGGGTCTACCGGGCCAAGGCGTACGAGCTTCCGGAAGCCAGTAGGGTGGCCAAGGGCCAGCACGTGGCCAATCTGCTCGCCTTCCAAGCGGACGAGCAGATCGCGCAGATCATCGAAATTCCGAACTACCAGGTGGCTCCCTACCTGGTACTGGCCACGAAGAACGGCCTGGTGAAGAAGACGCGGCTCGAGGAGTTCGACTCCAACCGCTCCGGCGGGGTCATCGCGATCAACCTGCGCGATGAGGACGAGTTGGTCGGTGCTGCCCTGGTCGCCCCGACCGACGACCTCCTGCTGGTCTCCAAGAACGCTCAGGCCATCCGCTTCAACGCCTCCGACGAGGCGCTGCGCCCGATGGGTCGCGCCACCTCGGGCGTCATCGGGATGCGGTTCAGCGAGGAGGACGTCCTGCTCGCGATGGAGGTCGTCCGCGAGGGCATGGAGATGGACGTCCTGGTCGCGACGAACGGTGGATACGCGAAACGTACGCCGATCGAGGAATACCCGGTCCAGGGCCGGGGAGGTAAGGGCGTGCTGACTGCGAAGATCACCGAGCGACGTGGTGGTCTGGTCGGTGCGACGGTGATCAGTCCGGACGACGAGCTGTTCGCCATCACCAGCAACGGCGGCGTCATCCGGACTCCGGTGAAGCCTGTACGCCGTACGCGTGACCGGAACACAATGGGGGTCAAGCTGATGGACCTCCCGGACGGCGTAACTATCGTGGCGATTGCTCGCAATGCCGACGAGCCTGACGAACAGGACTAG
- a CDS encoding DUF3566 domain-containing protein — protein MTETQAKSGNKGTSTNPVDEEAAKGGTAATGRAAVGRATVPADAPATPKFTRAPGMAPPPDKPGEGSGASDQTEKAPAEAPTSVAAPTVAPPAATTTQPIKPTGTAKPSTGTTGTQPRVGAGLGTAPKPSPDGARPGAAGRPANGGGLPPGISGAAAVGAARVGEAVRAARSSVSSAASRGPRRARLNLKRIDPWSVMKFAFAVSVVLFIVVVVATSVLYLALDAMGVFKSVNDSLTDLVNAGGGSGGGGGFRITAKGVILSSALIGLVNVVLFTALATLGAFVYNVCADLVGGIELTLAERD, from the coding sequence ATGACGGAGACACAGGCGAAGTCGGGGAACAAGGGGACCTCGACCAACCCGGTCGACGAGGAGGCCGCAAAGGGCGGCACAGCGGCGACCGGCCGTGCGGCCGTGGGTCGCGCGACGGTCCCCGCCGACGCGCCTGCCACCCCCAAGTTCACCCGGGCTCCCGGCATGGCCCCGCCGCCGGACAAGCCCGGGGAGGGCTCGGGAGCGAGCGACCAGACCGAGAAGGCTCCGGCCGAGGCCCCGACCTCGGTCGCGGCGCCGACCGTAGCGCCGCCCGCCGCCACGACGACACAGCCGATCAAGCCGACCGGTACGGCCAAGCCGTCCACCGGCACGACCGGCACCCAGCCGCGGGTCGGTGCCGGTCTCGGTACCGCCCCGAAGCCGTCGCCGGACGGTGCCCGGCCCGGCGCCGCCGGCCGGCCCGCCAACGGCGGTGGCCTGCCGCCGGGCATCAGCGGAGCGGCCGCCGTCGGGGCCGCCCGGGTGGGCGAGGCGGTACGCGCCGCGCGCAGCTCGGTCAGCTCGGCCGCGTCGCGCGGACCCCGCCGGGCCCGGCTGAACCTCAAGCGGATCGACCCGTGGTCCGTGATGAAGTTCGCCTTCGCGGTCTCGGTGGTGCTCTTCATCGTCGTGGTCGTCGCGACCTCGGTGCTCTACCTGGCCCTGGACGCGATGGGTGTGTTCAAGAGCGTCAACGACAGCCTCACCGACCTGGTGAACGCCGGCGGTGGCTCGGGTGGCGGTGGCGGATTCCGGATCACCGCCAAGGGCGTGATCCTCAGCTCGGCGCTGATCGGTCTGGTGAACGTGGTGCTCTTCACCGCGCTCGCCACCCTCGGTGCCTTCGTCTACAACGTCTGCGCCGACCTGGTCGGCGGGATCGAGCTGACCCTCGCCGAGCGGGACTGA
- a CDS encoding DLW-39 family protein, with protein MVKKLLLLVGVVGVAALVAKKVKASNDERALWHEATTAPDLR; from the coding sequence ATGGTTAAGAAGCTTCTGCTCCTGGTCGGCGTCGTCGGCGTCGCGGCCCTCGTGGCCAAGAAGGTGAAGGCCTCGAACGACGAGCGTGCCCTCTGGCACGAGGCGACCACCGCGCCCGACCTGCGCTGA